In Horticoccus luteus, the following proteins share a genomic window:
- a CDS encoding Calx-beta domain-containing protein, whose product MKLSLVSLGFLALLAGFASSASAATSEPLIKNLSSRGPVGSGAGVMIAGFVIGGDAPKDVLVRAVGPGLTHAGVSDALARPNLQLFDAQGRSIVANQAWNAALKSSFTAVGAFPLADGSNDAALHVQLAPGAYTAQVSGVAGNSGVALVEVYDMEGNSRLLNVSTRANVETGSAILISGLVIGPGDGARRLLVRAAGPALKELGVSGALSDPTLAILNSAGTTIITNDNWSNQTAVDAVNSASETVGAFAFRPGSKDAATVAELAPDSYTIQVAGVGGQSGVALVEIYDLGAVAPLPNISVTATVPTTTVASASPAVFTLTRNGDVSAPLSVSYTIGGTAAASADYAPLAGHATFAAGSSQTTVEVIPANGTPGSVALTLAPTARYTISDLNSAEVSIAPVETQSSEAADTTHVQVSLLATATSTATGGTTGVFTFTRAGSTDQPLTISYVVAGSATAGIDYETLPGSVTFAAGRANISVNVVPRGDHGGTVKLTLLTGSTYEPATPSSATVTIAPPALPTITIAATKASVQSGSGATGLLTFTRTGPVTKSLSVNYSVSGTAVAGRDYTALSGTAAFAAGATTATVTITPTNVGSGTVIVSVTSTSTYNAGSTASGSVTLLAPLPVVNVTAATSLTRAGGDNPGVFEITRTGPTDNELTIAYNVSGSAVADRDYAALSGSAIFLAGSATATFNVVPSTSGSGTVTVVLKTGTDREIGAAAVATITILPALPVVEISAPTPSTEAGSSAAGVLQLTRTGSTASSLTVTLTVGGNAAAGADYAALPSSVTFQSGSASASIKVASAANGSGTVTVAVAPAATYALGHSTAASVEITAPPPAPVAEAEAASYSRASLTWDAASIDARLGPTFTDLNPGVPDTRPLTFKPTSTLLTTAEAKKYSYRVSPYELGTPGDDFANYWSCSGQVAYVPDDTANDPGLDRVQTFAYYNKVWALSPRLDPGNSKPHPDPQTRDPNQIAVNGGQTPMQPIAMVRNYGIWQNEALILYRGGFLGIAGTQTSRGGSERPYPAFKFPANKVPTAIAVTTSNEFALVTIWDTDLKQGQLAVIALEGKFLAYHTWPYMGLVNQGSWSDFKVLGYVDLPMTSPNAVAAAANSWWSPSTVSGRALSQIDLSDDHNRQLVYDGDWQAIVAKGGYAIVTSTEDNKAVILDLTPLFQYMRESYLSSAASFQRTIATRGSAPEQFPQAFSVRPDLTPKIVWSADIPAPTCVLAGQKIDRWSRDIYKGYIASRDGTVHIIDTSSLMNRSTWQTGGALREIGTFKVGRNPVAMVPARYNISNLPLIPATASNGSTGTSDPLNNLLHIACRGERSIDTVVTYKGTGTLFRRIQDARVEDPVGLGVADRGNILSVADFHGRKIHNFRLNTINDTRNGVVYGCGANGTDAYEYAGSMSVNGMPFLVNSANVN is encoded by the coding sequence ATGAAGCTGTCCCTCGTCTCACTCGGATTCCTGGCACTCCTCGCTGGATTCGCATCCTCCGCCTCTGCGGCGACATCCGAGCCGCTGATTAAGAATTTATCCTCCCGCGGCCCCGTTGGTTCGGGCGCGGGAGTGATGATCGCCGGTTTCGTGATCGGGGGCGATGCCCCTAAAGATGTCTTGGTCCGCGCTGTCGGCCCAGGCCTCACTCACGCCGGAGTGTCAGACGCGCTGGCCCGTCCCAACCTCCAGCTCTTCGACGCGCAGGGCCGCAGCATCGTCGCCAACCAAGCTTGGAACGCCGCGCTCAAGTCCTCTTTCACCGCCGTCGGCGCGTTTCCTCTCGCCGATGGCAGCAACGATGCCGCTCTCCATGTGCAACTTGCGCCCGGCGCCTACACTGCGCAGGTCTCCGGCGTCGCGGGAAATTCCGGAGTGGCCCTGGTTGAAGTCTACGACATGGAGGGAAACTCCCGTCTGCTCAACGTCTCCACCCGCGCCAACGTTGAGACAGGCAGCGCCATTCTTATCTCTGGCCTCGTGATCGGCCCTGGCGATGGCGCGCGCCGCCTGCTGGTGCGTGCGGCCGGTCCCGCCCTTAAAGAGTTGGGCGTCAGCGGTGCGTTGAGTGATCCCACGCTCGCGATTCTCAATTCTGCCGGCACCACCATCATCACCAACGACAACTGGAGCAACCAGACCGCGGTCGATGCGGTGAACAGCGCGTCGGAAACCGTCGGTGCTTTCGCCTTCCGTCCGGGCAGCAAGGACGCCGCGACGGTCGCGGAGCTCGCCCCGGACTCCTATACGATTCAAGTCGCTGGAGTCGGCGGCCAGTCCGGTGTCGCTCTCGTGGAAATCTACGATCTCGGTGCCGTTGCGCCGCTGCCGAACATTTCGGTCACGGCCACCGTTCCCACTACAACGGTCGCCAGTGCCTCACCCGCCGTCTTCACGCTGACCCGCAATGGCGATGTTTCCGCGCCCCTCTCAGTCAGTTATACGATCGGTGGCACCGCCGCCGCCAGCGCTGACTACGCCCCTCTCGCCGGCCACGCCACGTTTGCGGCGGGTTCATCGCAAACCACCGTGGAAGTCATCCCGGCCAACGGCACGCCGGGGAGTGTCGCTCTCACTCTCGCTCCCACCGCCCGCTACACAATCAGCGACTTGAATTCCGCTGAAGTTTCGATCGCGCCCGTCGAAACGCAGTCGAGCGAAGCCGCCGACACGACTCACGTGCAAGTCTCGCTCCTCGCCACCGCCACGAGCACCGCTACCGGCGGCACGACGGGCGTGTTCACGTTCACTCGCGCCGGCTCGACCGACCAGCCCCTGACGATCAGCTACGTCGTTGCAGGAAGCGCCACCGCGGGAATCGATTACGAAACGCTGCCGGGCTCCGTGACTTTCGCCGCCGGCCGCGCCAACATTTCGGTCAACGTCGTTCCGCGCGGCGACCATGGCGGCACTGTCAAATTAACCCTTCTCACCGGTTCAACCTACGAGCCCGCCACGCCCTCCTCCGCGACGGTCACGATCGCGCCTCCCGCCCTTCCGACGATCACGATCGCGGCGACCAAGGCCAGCGTCCAATCCGGCTCCGGCGCGACAGGCCTTCTGACTTTCACCCGCACGGGCCCCGTGACCAAGTCGCTTTCCGTCAACTACTCCGTGAGCGGCACCGCCGTAGCCGGGCGCGATTACACCGCACTCTCCGGCACTGCCGCCTTTGCCGCCGGTGCCACGACAGCAACGGTCACCATCACGCCCACGAATGTCGGTTCCGGCACCGTCATCGTTTCCGTCACGTCCACTTCGACTTACAATGCCGGCTCGACCGCCTCCGGCAGCGTGACGCTCCTCGCGCCGCTCCCGGTCGTGAACGTCACCGCCGCGACCTCGCTCACACGCGCCGGTGGGGACAACCCCGGCGTATTCGAAATCACCCGCACGGGTCCCACCGACAACGAACTCACGATCGCGTATAACGTGAGCGGATCGGCGGTCGCAGATCGCGATTACGCCGCGCTTTCCGGCTCTGCCATCTTCCTCGCCGGTTCGGCCACGGCGACGTTCAACGTCGTTCCCTCGACCTCGGGCAGCGGCACCGTGACGGTTGTGCTGAAGACCGGCACCGACCGTGAAATTGGCGCCGCCGCCGTCGCGACCATCACAATTTTGCCCGCTCTGCCCGTCGTTGAAATTTCCGCCCCCACGCCGAGCACGGAAGCCGGCTCCAGCGCGGCGGGCGTCTTGCAACTGACGCGCACCGGTTCCACGGCCTCGTCCCTCACCGTTACCCTCACCGTCGGTGGCAACGCCGCTGCGGGCGCCGATTACGCCGCGTTGCCCTCCAGCGTTACGTTCCAGAGTGGCAGCGCATCGGCCTCCATCAAGGTCGCCTCTGCAGCGAATGGCAGCGGCACCGTCACGGTCGCCGTTGCCCCCGCCGCCACCTACGCGCTCGGCCATTCCACCGCGGCCAGCGTGGAAATCACCGCGCCGCCTCCTGCTCCCGTCGCCGAAGCGGAAGCCGCCAGCTATTCCCGCGCTTCCTTGACGTGGGATGCGGCCTCCATCGATGCGCGCCTCGGGCCCACGTTCACCGACCTCAATCCCGGCGTCCCCGACACGCGCCCCCTCACCTTCAAACCGACCTCCACCCTGCTCACGACGGCCGAAGCAAAGAAATATTCTTACCGCGTGAGCCCTTACGAATTGGGCACGCCGGGCGATGACTTCGCCAACTACTGGAGCTGCAGCGGTCAAGTGGCGTATGTGCCCGACGACACCGCCAACGATCCCGGCCTCGATCGCGTCCAGACGTTTGCCTATTACAACAAGGTCTGGGCGCTGAGCCCCCGCCTCGACCCGGGCAACAGCAAGCCCCATCCCGATCCGCAAACGCGCGATCCCAACCAAATCGCCGTCAACGGCGGCCAGACGCCGATGCAGCCCATCGCCATGGTCCGCAACTACGGCATCTGGCAAAACGAAGCGCTGATCCTCTATCGCGGCGGCTTTCTCGGCATCGCCGGCACGCAAACCAGCCGCGGCGGCAGCGAGCGTCCCTATCCCGCGTTCAAGTTCCCCGCCAACAAAGTGCCCACCGCCATCGCCGTCACGACGAGCAACGAATTCGCCCTCGTGACCATCTGGGACACCGACCTCAAACAGGGTCAGCTCGCCGTCATCGCTCTCGAGGGTAAATTCCTCGCCTACCACACCTGGCCTTACATGGGCCTCGTCAACCAAGGTAGCTGGTCCGACTTCAAAGTCCTCGGCTACGTCGATCTCCCGATGACGTCGCCCAACGCCGTCGCCGCCGCCGCCAATAGCTGGTGGTCGCCGTCCACGGTCAGCGGTCGCGCGCTGAGCCAGATCGACCTGAGCGACGATCACAACCGTCAGCTCGTCTATGACGGCGATTGGCAGGCGATCGTCGCGAAGGGCGGCTACGCCATCGTGACTTCGACCGAGGACAACAAGGCCGTCATTCTCGATCTGACGCCGCTTTTCCAATACATGCGTGAGAGCTACCTCTCGTCCGCGGCCAGCTTCCAGCGCACGATCGCCACGCGCGGTTCCGCGCCGGAGCAATTTCCGCAGGCCTTCAGCGTGCGTCCCGACCTCACGCCCAAAATCGTCTGGTCCGCCGACATCCCCGCCCCGACCTGCGTGCTCGCCGGCCAGAAAATCGACCGCTGGTCGCGCGACATCTACAAAGGCTACATCGCCTCCCGCGACGGCACCGTTCACATCATCGACACGTCCTCGCTGATGAACCGCTCCACGTGGCAAACCGGCGGCGCGCTGCGCGAAATCGGCACGTTCAAGGTCGGTCGCAATCCCGTCGCGATGGTTCCCGCACGTTACAACATCTCCAACCTGCCGCTCATCCCCGCCACCGCCAGCAACGGCAGCACCGGCACCTCGGATCCGTTGAACAACCTCTTGCACATCGCCTGCCGCGGCGAGCGCTCCATCGATACCGTCGTCACTTACAAAGGCACCGGCACCCTCTTCCGCCGGATTCAAGACGCGCGCGTCGAGGATCCTGTCGGCCTCGGCGTCGCCGACCGCGGCAACATCCTCAGCGTGGCCGATTTTCACGGCCGCAAAATCCACAACTTCCGCCTCAACACCATCAACGATACCCGCAACGGCGTCGTCTATGGCTGCGGCGCGAACGGCACCGACGCCTACGAGTATGCCGGTTCCATGTCCGTCAACGGCATGCCCTTCCTGGTCAACTCCGCCAACGTCAACTGA
- a CDS encoding tetratricopeptide repeat protein, giving the protein MNKRSSPLRRWLIAGVILALVLGAGYYFGRYHALPAYREWRAAKLQKLANDYFAKGDYDSALLTARQILRTDKRNDAMWRLAEKSANAKQLPETVYYQRELAKLDKTLDSQLEYIRLALHYDLLREALDGVNKVGAAGRDSADFHDLAAQVYLRIGKPTSARVHLYSLVQLRPDDGAAQLELDSVEMNADDERQDKALRERVQKLAQQPALRARAYTLLLKDALRAKNAAEAEDYAQKLIASEGTDAQQQVLALEGLRLKDGAKAAAYRAKLETAFANSPDDAAVLTEYYSRAGEGKEALRWAKTLPDKTKAAPEFQRALADAYISLRDWSGLNTLVSTAQWGDREYLRYAYLSYAARGAGRIADATTSWKMAVIRAGDSARETSDLLSRIIDWGWDQEKYDLIWKLFELMPRNEAIARQLIVWERTQGHTANLNRIFARLFELDPEDRVARNNFAYTSLLLDSNLAQAYALSRENYLSEPHNPYYVTTQALALQKQGKSADALALIESLRPAELSEPERMLCRALIHAANGDALGAQNLLTGTDLRNMLPEEKGLVKDTRNRIAKIEQEQGRASQLYAIQESGSVNHAEGWLPAVTELSRDNAPKDLLLADSLFAARDWKGLTELLNTTDWGRNDSIRLALLAYLARQNKDEGTARTQWRRALTLAGRDVSKLHPLAELATAWNWRVERLEAWDRLFERMPDDTGILKELLAYHRAAGRTGDMVRILDGYFAGHPEGGPEMAHFAYYSMLSGINVTRAYLNAKKAYEASPENLDARVVYAFSLYQQKRSDEAWKLVENVPATGDSVVPVALVRAAVLTDLNRPSEARQALANFKPEHALPEEVTLAGSLRRKLADAGGAAGK; this is encoded by the coding sequence ATGAACAAACGCTCCTCCCCGCTTCGCCGCTGGCTCATTGCCGGCGTCATTCTCGCCCTCGTCCTCGGTGCCGGCTACTATTTCGGCCGCTACCACGCCCTGCCGGCTTACAGGGAATGGCGGGCCGCCAAGCTGCAAAAACTGGCGAACGACTACTTCGCGAAGGGGGACTATGACAGTGCGCTGCTCACTGCGCGGCAGATCCTGCGCACTGACAAACGCAACGATGCGATGTGGCGCCTCGCGGAAAAGAGCGCGAACGCCAAGCAGTTGCCGGAAACGGTCTATTACCAACGCGAGCTCGCCAAGCTCGACAAGACTTTGGACAGCCAGCTCGAGTATATCCGCCTGGCCTTGCATTACGACCTGCTGCGGGAGGCGCTCGATGGGGTGAACAAGGTGGGTGCCGCCGGGCGGGACAGTGCGGACTTTCATGACTTGGCGGCCCAAGTCTATCTCCGGATCGGCAAACCGACCTCGGCCCGCGTGCACCTCTATTCACTCGTGCAGCTGCGGCCGGACGACGGTGCGGCGCAGCTCGAACTCGATAGCGTCGAGATGAATGCGGACGACGAGCGCCAAGATAAGGCGCTGCGGGAGCGCGTGCAAAAACTCGCGCAACAGCCGGCGTTGCGGGCGCGGGCTTACACGTTGCTCCTGAAAGATGCGCTGCGCGCCAAGAACGCGGCGGAGGCGGAAGACTACGCGCAGAAACTGATCGCGAGCGAGGGGACGGATGCGCAGCAACAAGTCCTCGCGCTGGAAGGCCTCAGGCTGAAGGATGGGGCGAAGGCGGCGGCTTATCGCGCGAAGCTGGAAACGGCGTTCGCCAATTCGCCCGATGACGCCGCGGTGCTGACCGAGTATTATTCCCGCGCCGGCGAGGGTAAAGAGGCGCTGCGGTGGGCGAAGACGCTGCCGGACAAGACGAAGGCGGCGCCTGAATTTCAGCGCGCGCTCGCCGACGCCTATATCTCTTTGCGCGACTGGAGCGGGCTCAACACTCTCGTCTCGACGGCGCAATGGGGCGACCGGGAGTATTTGCGTTACGCGTATTTGAGTTATGCCGCGCGCGGAGCGGGCCGGATCGCGGATGCGACCACCTCGTGGAAGATGGCGGTGATTCGAGCCGGCGACAGTGCGCGCGAGACGTCGGACTTGCTGAGTCGTATCATCGACTGGGGCTGGGACCAGGAAAAATACGATCTCATCTGGAAACTATTCGAATTGATGCCGCGCAATGAAGCGATCGCGCGACAATTGATCGTGTGGGAGCGGACGCAGGGCCATACGGCGAATTTGAACCGCATTTTCGCGCGGCTGTTTGAACTGGATCCGGAAGACCGCGTGGCGCGCAACAATTTCGCCTACACGAGCCTGCTGCTGGACTCGAACCTCGCCCAGGCCTACGCGCTCTCGCGCGAAAATTATCTATCGGAGCCGCACAATCCGTATTACGTGACGACGCAGGCGCTCGCGCTGCAGAAGCAAGGCAAGTCGGCCGACGCGCTCGCGCTCATCGAATCGCTGCGACCGGCGGAGTTGAGCGAACCCGAGCGGATGTTGTGCCGCGCCCTCATTCACGCGGCAAACGGCGACGCGCTCGGGGCGCAGAATTTGCTGACGGGGACGGATCTGCGCAACATGCTCCCGGAAGAAAAGGGGCTGGTGAAGGATACGCGCAACCGCATCGCCAAGATCGAGCAGGAGCAGGGGCGCGCCTCTCAGCTCTACGCGATCCAAGAGTCGGGATCGGTCAACCACGCGGAAGGCTGGTTGCCCGCCGTGACGGAGTTGTCGCGCGACAACGCGCCGAAGGATCTGCTGCTTGCGGATTCGCTCTTTGCGGCTCGCGATTGGAAGGGCCTGACGGAGCTGCTCAACACCACCGATTGGGGACGCAACGACAGTATTCGTCTCGCGCTTCTCGCTTATCTGGCGCGGCAGAACAAGGACGAGGGCACGGCGCGAACACAGTGGCGGCGAGCGCTGACGCTGGCCGGACGCGATGTGAGCAAGCTGCATCCGCTCGCCGAACTCGCGACCGCGTGGAACTGGCGTGTCGAGCGCCTCGAAGCATGGGATCGGTTGTTTGAACGCATGCCGGATGACACCGGCATCCTGAAAGAACTGCTGGCCTATCACCGCGCCGCCGGCCGCACGGGTGACATGGTGCGAATCTTGGATGGCTATTTCGCCGGCCACCCTGAGGGAGGCCCGGAGATGGCGCATTTTGCGTATTACAGCATGTTGAGCGGCATCAACGTGACGCGGGCCTATTTGAATGCGAAGAAGGCTTACGAGGCCTCACCGGAGAACCTGGATGCCCGCGTGGTTTACGCGTTCTCGCTCTACCAGCAGAAGCGATCGGATGAAGCGTGGAAGCTCGTGGAAAACGTGCCGGCGACGGGAGATTCCGTGGTGCCGGTCGCACTCGTGCGAGCGGCGGTTCTAACGGATCTCAATCGTCCTTCCGAAGCGCGCCAGGCTCTCGCCAATTTCAAGCCCGAGCACGCGCTGCCGGAAGAAGTCACTCTGGCGGGAAGCCTGCGGCGAAAGCTCGCGGACGCGGGCGGTGCGGCCGGCAAGTAG
- a CDS encoding glycosyltransferase family 2 protein: MVSTKVPVSIIIPIRNEAANLPRCLASVRWADEVFVVDSQSTDESCAIAERAGAQVVQFHFNGTWPKKKNWALEHLPFRHEWVLILDADEVLPPSTEGELRALLARDGDGLAGFWINRRFMFMGQWLKHAYYPNWNLRLLKHRLGRYERLVQGPTASGDNEVHEHIIVRGETGRLACEMDHYAFPSIDVFIEKHNRYSNWEARLEVEGWFAAGDQTLQSGRVRLRRSLKRFARHLPFRPTLRFFYVYLWQGGFLDGRAGYIFARLHATYEFLAVAKAIELRAQATRARATAERPARVTT; encoded by the coding sequence GTGGTCTCAACGAAAGTCCCTGTCTCGATCATCATTCCCATCCGCAACGAAGCGGCCAATCTTCCCCGCTGCCTCGCCTCCGTGCGCTGGGCGGATGAAGTTTTTGTCGTCGATTCGCAGAGCACCGACGAGTCTTGCGCCATCGCCGAGCGCGCCGGCGCCCAAGTGGTGCAGTTTCATTTCAACGGCACTTGGCCGAAGAAGAAGAACTGGGCGCTCGAGCATCTCCCTTTCCGCCACGAGTGGGTCCTCATTCTCGACGCCGATGAAGTGTTGCCCCCCAGCACGGAGGGCGAATTGCGTGCGCTGCTCGCGCGCGATGGCGATGGTCTCGCGGGCTTTTGGATCAACCGACGTTTCATGTTCATGGGCCAGTGGCTGAAGCACGCCTATTATCCCAACTGGAATTTGCGCCTCTTGAAACACCGGCTCGGTCGCTACGAGCGACTCGTTCAGGGTCCCACCGCGAGCGGCGATAACGAGGTGCACGAGCACATCATCGTCCGCGGCGAGACCGGGCGCCTCGCCTGTGAAATGGATCACTACGCCTTTCCTTCGATCGATGTCTTTATCGAGAAACACAACCGCTACTCCAACTGGGAGGCACGGCTCGAAGTCGAGGGCTGGTTCGCCGCGGGCGATCAGACACTCCAAAGCGGCCGCGTGCGCCTGCGACGCTCGTTAAAGCGTTTCGCCCGCCATCTCCCCTTCCGCCCGACCCTGCGTTTTTTCTACGTCTACCTCTGGCAGGGCGGATTTCTCGATGGCCGCGCGGGCTACATTTTTGCCCGCTTGCATGCGACGTATGAATTTCTCGCCGTTGCCAAGGCCATCGAATTGCGTGCCCAAGCCACCCGCGCGCGAGCCACGGCCGAGCGGCCGGCGCGCGTCACCACTTGA
- a CDS encoding exosortase/archaeosortase family protein — MSSVYARAPQGCPPPAVQPLRVSAAERRGWIATFVMLAAAWLLVWNQQRLEWSVNPTYGYGWAVPLLAAYLFWERWQRRGEARPPRARLAWLIVPALILFIYLPLRVIQEANPDWVKINWSIAGVPILLSLAAVFLIGGWRYVLFFAFPIFFCLTALPWPVWMEEYLVQSLMRGNAVVSAEVLTIAGHPAFAQGNLIQIGATWVNVEEACSGIRSLQTAFMVSLFFGEFYRFRIGARAGLMLASFGVAFIFNLLRTIFLTYVAGTAGAPEMERWHDTVGNVAMIAGLASLWLLAELFRRGRKAPEAAPVKRYRARVPFPFVFALAAVLWLGGSEVATAAWYRVHESRMPAPSEWDVTWPAQALDFQRTDFPERTRAILKYNRGESVSWRSSEGYLWQGYYLRWFPGRVSKFLSGGHYPTVCLPAAGLKLVEETGRFDCHVGGLTIPFRTYLFESNGHDVYVFHAIMEDVPTTPDGHVAYRQANSMERLRSVWRGERNLGQRVLGLAVTGPFTAGDARAAVKQLLTDVVEPASPSSVRPPDRS, encoded by the coding sequence ATGTCTTCCGTTTATGCCCGCGCCCCGCAAGGGTGCCCTCCACCTGCTGTGCAACCGCTGCGCGTTTCAGCCGCGGAAAGGCGTGGGTGGATCGCCACGTTCGTGATGCTGGCGGCGGCGTGGCTGCTGGTTTGGAATCAGCAGCGGTTGGAGTGGTCGGTGAATCCCACTTACGGCTACGGTTGGGCGGTTCCACTGCTGGCGGCGTATCTATTTTGGGAGCGCTGGCAGCGGAGAGGGGAGGCGCGACCACCGCGCGCACGGCTCGCGTGGTTGATCGTGCCGGCCTTGATTTTGTTCATCTACCTGCCGCTGCGCGTGATTCAGGAAGCGAATCCGGACTGGGTGAAGATCAACTGGAGCATCGCGGGCGTGCCGATTCTACTGTCGCTCGCGGCCGTCTTTCTCATCGGTGGATGGCGCTATGTCTTGTTTTTCGCATTCCCGATTTTCTTCTGCCTGACTGCGCTGCCTTGGCCGGTCTGGATGGAAGAGTATCTCGTGCAAAGCCTCATGCGCGGGAACGCCGTGGTGAGCGCGGAGGTGCTGACGATCGCGGGACACCCGGCGTTTGCGCAGGGCAATTTGATTCAGATCGGGGCCACGTGGGTAAACGTGGAGGAAGCGTGCAGTGGCATTCGCTCTTTGCAGACCGCGTTCATGGTCTCGCTGTTCTTCGGCGAATTCTATCGTTTTCGCATTGGTGCGCGGGCGGGGTTGATGTTGGCGTCCTTCGGCGTCGCGTTTATTTTCAATCTGCTGCGGACGATCTTTTTGACTTACGTTGCGGGGACCGCCGGCGCGCCGGAGATGGAGCGCTGGCACGACACGGTCGGCAACGTCGCGATGATTGCGGGCCTGGCATCGTTGTGGCTGCTCGCGGAACTTTTCCGGCGGGGACGCAAGGCACCCGAAGCGGCGCCGGTGAAACGTTACCGGGCGCGGGTGCCGTTTCCCTTTGTTTTTGCGCTCGCGGCGGTGCTTTGGCTCGGCGGGAGCGAAGTGGCGACGGCGGCGTGGTATCGAGTGCATGAGAGCCGGATGCCCGCGCCCTCCGAGTGGGATGTGACGTGGCCGGCGCAGGCGCTCGACTTTCAACGCACTGATTTTCCCGAGCGCACCCGCGCCATCCTCAAATACAATCGCGGCGAATCGGTTTCCTGGCGCTCGTCCGAGGGCTACCTGTGGCAGGGCTATTACTTGCGCTGGTTTCCGGGCCGCGTTTCAAAATTTCTTTCCGGCGGGCACTATCCGACGGTTTGCCTCCCGGCTGCGGGGCTCAAGTTGGTGGAGGAGACCGGTCGGTTCGACTGCCACGTCGGTGGTCTCACGATTCCGTTTCGCACCTACCTATTCGAGAGCAACGGCCACGATGTTTACGTGTTTCATGCGATCATGGAAGACGTTCCGACGACGCCCGACGGGCATGTCGCTTATCGACAAGCGAACTCCATGGAGCGTTTACGGTCCGTATGGCGAGGCGAGCGCAACCTTGGCCAGCGGGTGCTCGGCCTCGCCGTCACCGGTCCATTCACGGCCGGGGACGCGCGAGCCGCCGTCAAACAGCTGCTGACCGACGTCGTCGAGCCCGCCTCACCCTCATCCGTTCGTCCACCGGATCGCTCATGA
- a CDS encoding WcaI family glycosyltransferase, producing MRIVVWGINYAPEPTGIAPFNTGLAEYLAGQGHEVAVVTGFPYYPQWKRAADTRGKFFADERRGNVSVHRCWLYVPGVATTVRRIAHELSFGLVSFFRALALRRADIYVVISPPLVLGFFAWMLTRLKGSRYVFHVQDLQPDAAVGLQMIKGGAFIRALYALERFAYRHAAGVSGISDGMMAAFADKGVPLHRRIYFPNWLRGPDTDGERPLSFRERYGVPADALLAVYAGNLGRKQGIDILLETARLLESREKTDPAARRIRLIIIGSGAGRAELEANLAGAKLENVQLLPLLNDEDYSAMLKESDVGLITQAAGTGQFFFPSKLLSTLRAGLPVITVADEGSELARAVADGGFGQNIPPGRADLLAESLRAVSADPLLRRTWAARTQWVRQFSPALVLPLFQQRLELLVDETRQGPGWPVRQRELSHP from the coding sequence ATGAGAATCGTCGTCTGGGGAATCAATTACGCGCCGGAGCCGACGGGGATAGCGCCGTTCAACACGGGCTTGGCGGAATATCTTGCGGGGCAAGGGCATGAAGTCGCCGTCGTCACGGGGTTCCCTTATTACCCGCAATGGAAGCGCGCGGCGGATACACGGGGGAAATTTTTCGCGGACGAACGGCGCGGCAACGTAAGCGTGCATCGGTGCTGGCTTTACGTGCCCGGCGTGGCGACGACCGTCCGACGCATTGCGCACGAGTTGAGTTTTGGGCTCGTGTCATTCTTTCGCGCGCTGGCTCTGCGGCGCGCCGATATTTACGTGGTGATCAGCCCGCCGCTCGTGCTCGGCTTTTTCGCTTGGATGCTGACGCGGTTGAAAGGGAGTCGCTACGTGTTCCACGTGCAGGACTTGCAGCCTGATGCAGCGGTGGGCCTGCAAATGATCAAGGGCGGCGCGTTTATCCGCGCACTCTACGCGTTGGAGCGTTTCGCCTATCGTCACGCGGCGGGCGTATCAGGAATCTCCGACGGGATGATGGCGGCTTTTGCGGACAAAGGAGTTCCGCTTCATCGCCGCATCTACTTTCCGAATTGGTTGCGCGGGCCGGATACGGATGGCGAGCGGCCGTTGAGCTTTCGCGAGCGATACGGTGTGCCGGCCGACGCGCTGCTGGCGGTTTACGCCGGAAATCTCGGACGCAAACAAGGAATCGATATTCTCTTGGAGACCGCGCGACTGCTGGAGAGCAGGGAGAAAACAGATCCTGCCGCGCGTCGTATCCGCCTCATCATCATCGGGAGCGGAGCGGGACGCGCCGAGTTGGAGGCCAATTTGGCGGGCGCGAAGCTGGAGAACGTGCAGTTGCTGCCCTTGCTGAACGACGAGGATTACAGCGCGATGTTGAAGGAGTCCGATGTTGGCCTGATCACGCAGGCGGCGGGCACGGGGCAGTTCTTCTTTCCAAGCAAGCTGCTGTCGACGTTGCGCGCGGGATTGCCGGTTATCACCGTGGCGGACGAAGGCAGCGAGCTGGCGCGCGCGGTCGCGGACGGAGGATTTGGCCAAAATATTCCTCCGGGGCGGGCAGATCTTTTGGCGGAAAGTCTGCGCGCCGTGAGTGCGGATCCTCTTTTACGACGCACGTGGGCGGCGCGAACGCAGTGGGTGCGGCAGTTCAGCCCGGCGTTGGTTCTCCCGCTGTTTCAACAGCGTTTGGAACTCCTAGTGGATGAAACGCGTCAAGGACCCGGCTGGCCGGTCCGGCAGCGCGAACTCTCACATCCCTAG